The following proteins are encoded in a genomic region of Doryrhamphus excisus isolate RoL2022-K1 chromosome 6, RoL_Dexc_1.0, whole genome shotgun sequence:
- the psmd7 gene encoding 26S proteasome non-ATPase regulatory subunit 7, protein MPELAVENVVVHPLVLLSVVDHFNRIGKVGNQKRVVGVLLGSWQKKVLDVSNSFAVPFDEDDRDDSVWFLDHDYLENMYGMFKKVNARERIVGWYHTGPKLHKNDIAINELIKQYCTNSVLVIIDVKPKDLGLPTEAYISVEEIHDDGTPTSKTFEHVTSEIGAEEAEEVGVEHLLRDIKDTTVGTLSQRITNQVHGLKGLNSKLLDIRSYLERVAAGKLPINHQIIYQLQDVFNLLPDVNLLEFTKAFYLKTNDQMLVVYLASLIRSVVALHNLINNKISNRDAEKKEGQEKEEGKKEKKDEKEKKDEKDKEKDKTDAGAKKDEKKKK, encoded by the exons ATGCCGGAGTTAGCGGTTGAAAACGTGGTTGTTCACCCATTGGTTTTACTCAGTGTGGTCGACCATTTTAACAG AATAGGGAAGGTTGGCAACCAGAAAAGAGTGGTTGGAGTCCTCTTGGGGTCGTGGCAGAAGAAAGTTCTTGATGTGTCAAATAGCTTCGCAG TACCTTTTGATGAGGATGACAGAGATGACTCTGTGTGGTTCCTGGACCACGACTACTTGGAGAACATGTATGGCATGTTCAAGAAAGTCAATg CCAGAGAAAGAATCGTAGGATGGTACCACACAGGGCCAAAGTTGCATAAGAACGACATCGCCATCAATGAGCTCATCAAGCAGTACTGTACCAATTCA GTGTTAGTCATTATTGATGTAAAGCCCAAGGACCTCGGTCTTCCTACAGAAGCATATATCTCTGTAGAAGAAATACATGAT GATGGAACACCAACATCGAAGACCTTTGAACATGTCACCAGTGAGATTGGAGCTGAGGAAGCAGAAGAAGTGGGAGTAGAGCACCTTCTCAG AGATATCAAGGACACCACAGTGGGCACACTGTCGCAGCGCATCACAAACCAGGTTCACGGTTTGAAGGGGCTCAACTCCAAGCTGTTGGACATTCGCTCGTACCTGGAGAGGGTGGCAGCGGGGAAGCTTCCCATTAACCATCAGATCATCTACCAGCTGCAGGATGTCTTCAACTTGCTGCCAGATGTCAATCTCCTG GAGTTCACCAAAGCGTTCTACCTTAAGACCAATGACCAGATGCTGGTGGTCTATCTGGCGTCACTCATACGCTCTGTGGTGGCTCTGCACAATCTGATCAACAACAAGATATCAAACCGGGACGCAGAGAAGAAAGAAGGCCAGGAGAAGGAGGAAGGCAAGAAGGAAAAGAAAGACGAAAAGGAGAAGAAAGATGAGAAAGACAAGGAGAAGGACAAAACGGACGCCGGTGCCAAGAAAGacgagaaaaagaaaaaatga
- the LOC131130717 gene encoding dynein light chain roadblock-type 2-like: MAEVEEILERIEAHGSVSGIIVANAEGIPVRTTFENSKAAKYAGLLRHLTMMARNTVRDVDPQNDLTVLRIGTKNQEIMVAPESDSLVIVLQRCET, from the exons ATG GCGGAAGTTGAGGAAATTCTCGAGAGGATTGAAGCCCATGGGAGTGTCAGTGGAATAATAGTCGCCAATGCAGAAG GTATTCCAGTTCGAACAACATTTGAGAATTCCAAAGCCGCTAAGTATGCAGGACTCCTTCGCCACCTGACCATGATGGCCAGAAACACAGTGCGAGACGTTGACCCTCAGAATGATCTCACTGTCCTCCGTATTGGCACCAAAAACCAAGAGATCATGGTTGCACCAG AGAGCGACTCTCTTGTCATCGTCCTCCAGAGGTGTGAGACATGA
- the LOC131131257 gene encoding dynein light chain roadblock-type 2-like, translating into MGEVEETLQRIEAQGSVLGTIVVNADGIPIRSTFDISKAGKYVELLRHLTALAKGTVRDIDPEDELVVLRISTKNQEIMVGPENGYLLILIQRYERYSRA; encoded by the exons atg GGTGAAGTTGAGGAAACTCTCCAGAGAATTGAAGCCCAAGGAAGTGTGCTAGGAACAATAGTAGTTAATGCAGACG GCATTCCCATCCGATCAACATTTGACATTTCAAAAGCTGGAAAGTATGTGGAACTTCTTCGCCACCTCACCGCACTGGCCAAAGGTACAGTGCGGGACATTGACCCAGAGGATGAACTCGTAGTTCTCCGCATCAGCACTAAGAATCAAGAGATCATGGTTGGACCAG AGAATGGCTATCTTCTGATACTCATCCAGAGATATGAGAGATACTCGAGAGCATGA
- the LOC131131266 gene encoding genetic suppressor element 1-like isoform X1 yields the protein MYGLKAPHFYLQGMSHESTKSPSLGMISTATRTTATVSPLSPLTNGSAIAQSANSGFAAALRKLAKQAEDPRGSAHSGDSSPVSSPATSHSSPVTTPKRASLGPLLAQSRGPAAVPSAPPVVTIAPTKISNGLWRADGRQAEPTVQRLGRERGVASTESAHPQQDKGTPPIAPPHSLAHPFGLTPSSVMQDPRMQSLSLPGQMHPAVPSGAVPEEYLRALRPFATTDDLRMTSVPLSLDPAIAAHAAAAAAAAAAYYHPAFMHHPLSLPRMEESLCMSALRSQFYSVPAGGAFPPLHHSGLHLHLPGGRYPGELNHSVLAERLQMENELRQREREHEREREKEREREAGLEREREREEERERELLDRQKERQRERQQQMVRASESHGYLAEVQPRRAPLEDRARTGERLTPNRLDKPKESEPQGFPAHKPFPLNLHSSRGSVPPPVPSLVPSHLGKHHTAPGGGIHGALASAMMTQRANEEAWLTRQRGHDREGPTEGKEPRKDSHSFMCLNRTAHHHVCKDGPPALGAPPPLISPKAPPPPPPTTLWNPASLVDSSTDSRRKLNPPIRPPPGLTRADRPHLSWGEKMNDGLRRRTETPERCPSARGGSLQEANFLTKTEKELLQRHHMNNLHLKLCTPLSDPASQHMTSTNHRDSLLVYDEVLQQHRRLLSKLDMEEKRRREAREGGYYYDLNESYDESDEEEVKAHLRRVTEQPPLKLDTSSEKVDFLHMCSLVPLARRDEILQHKKRKRRRMLRERSPSPPVVQGKKKASPLTTPYTAEQMDGAPELPEKKDFLRMFKLSHVSPQQRRDKEKTEELLKAIQKNIVTLDTLRYNSTSPCSSPLAAAASSTGESSAPPPSCQSNGHLYLNSPSPSPPYLHKHKHTPHKQPTASVPPPLASQHQKAAFTETNKRPQLVHNGHAAVAPLKKEPAPGQNGRIRPWERFTPEAFAQHFHQAVLQSTHNTQHKGIPNWLPEASVEAGVKANFPPLKAPHVNHTPSHVHVNGHHLNLPRTNRDAVAPLEHVTDDEDEVEEDNSSGQEDDEVEEPARKWNGIEAIFEAYQDYVDERSVERQVLHSQCKRLEAQNFNLTRTAEQLSITMAELVSQRQRVREERDRLQAQLEHFRRCLTLPSMHWGRGQINGHAPR from the exons GCATGAGCCATGAGTCCACCAAGTCTCCATCATTAGGAATGATCTCCACGGCGACGCGCACCACGGCCACTGTCAGTCCCCTCAGCCCACTGACCAATGGGAGCGCGATCGCCCAGTCTGCAAACTCTGGATTCGCTGCTGCCCTGCGCAAACTGGCCAAACAGGCAGAAGATCCCAGAG GTTCCGCCCACAGCGGCGACTCGTCCCCCGTGTCTTCGCCAGCCACCAGCCACAGCTCGCCGGTCACCACCCCTAAGCGGGCTTCTCTTGGGCCCCTCCTAGCCCAGTCCAGGGGCCCCGCTGCTGTCCCGAGTGCCCCCCCTGTGGTCACCATTGCTCCCACCAAGATCAGCAACGGCCTGTGGAGGGCTGACGGACGACAG GCAGAGCCAACTGTCCAGAGGCTTGGCAGGGAGCGGGGGGTCGCCTCCACAGAGAGCGCCCATCCACAGCAGGACAAGGGGACCCCGCCCATAGCCCCACCTCATTCACTGGCTCACCCGTTTGGACTCACCCCCAGCTCGGTCATGCAAGACCCACGAATGCAGAGCCTCAG TCTACCTGGGCAGATGCACCCTGCCGTTCCCTCGGGCGCCGTCCCGGAGGAATACCTGAGAGCGCTGCGTCCCTTTGCCACGACGGACGACCTCAGGATGACATCTGTGCCACTGAGTTTGGACCCCGCCATTGCTGCTCAcgctgctgccgctgccgccgccgccgctgcttaTTATCACCCGGCCTTCATGCACCATCCTCTGTCTTTACCCAG GATGGAGGAATCCTTGTGTATGTCAGCATTGCGGTCGCAGTTTTATTCTGTGCCTGCAGGGGGAGCCTTCCCTCCTCTGCATCACTCCGGCCTGCACTTACACCTGCCTGGAGGTCGCTACCCTGGAGAGCTAAACCACAGTGTACTAGCAGAGCG GCTACAGATGGAGAACGAGCTTCGCCAGCGAGAGAGGGAGCACGAGCGTGAACGGGAAAAGGAACGGGAGCGAGAGGCCGGGCTGGAGCGAGAGAGGGAAAGGGAagaggagagggagagagagctgCTGGACAGACAGAAGGAGAGGCAGAGAGAGCGACAGCAGCAGATGGTCCGAGCATCGGAGAGCCACGGCTACCTGGCTGAGGTGCAGCCTCGCAGGGCACCACTGGAGGACAGGGCCAGGACAGGCGAGAGGCTGACTCCAAACAGACTCG ATAAACCCAAGGAGTCCGAGCCCCAAGGTTTCCCAGCACATAAACCCTTCCCCTTAAACCTCCACTCCTCCAGGGGCTCCGTCCCGCCCCCGGTTCCCAGCTTGGTGCCTTCTCACCTGGGTAAGCACCACACAGCGCCTGGGGGTGGAATCCATGGAGCTCTGGCATCAGCCATGATGACTCAGAGGGCCAACGAAGAGGCTTGGCTCACACGGCAGCGAGGACATGACAGGGAGGGGCCGACAGAGGGGAAGGAGCCTAGGAAAGACAGCCATAG TTTCATGTGCCTCAACAGAACAGCCCATCATCATGTTTGCAAAGATGGACCTCCTGCCCTTGGTGCTCCACCTCCTCTCATTTCACCTAAagctcctcctccgcctcctccaacCACACTGTGGAACCCAGCCTCCCTTGTGGACTCCTCCACCGATTCTCGTCGAAAACTCAACCCACCAATTCGACCTCCCCCGGGTTTGACCAGGGCCGACCGGCCCCACCTGAGCTggggggagaaaatgaatgatggatTGAGGAGGAGGACTGAAACCCCAGAGAGATGTCCCTCAGCGAGAGGAGGTAGTTTACAAGAGGCGAACTTCTTGACCAAGACCGAGAAGGAACTCCTCCAGCGACATCACATGAATAACCTCCATCTGAAACTCTGCACGCCTCTATCTGACCCAGCGTCACAACACATGACCTCCACGAATCACAGAGATAGCTTGCTGGTGTATGATGAAGTCCTCCAGCAACACCGCAGACTCCTCAGCAAGCTGGAcatggaggagaagaggaggagggaggccCGGGAAGGAGGCTATTACTACGACTTGAACGAGTCGTACGATGAGAGTGATGAGGAAGAAGTGAAGGCCCACCTGAGGAGAGTGACAGAACAACCTCCACTGAAACTGGACACTTCCTCTGAG AAAGTAGATTTCCTGCACATGTGCAGCCTTGTCCCACTGGCCCGCCGCGATGAGATCTTGCAGCATAAgaaaaggaagaggagaaggatGCTGAGGGAGCGAAGCCCCTCCCCGCCGGTTGTGCAGGGAAAGAAGAAGGCCTCCCCATTGACCACGCCGTACACAGCCGAGCAGATGGACGGCGCCCCCGAGCTGCCGGAGAAAAAGGACTTCCTCCGCATGTTCAAGCTCTCCCATGTCAGCCCCCAGCAGAGGAGAG ACAAAGAGAAGACTGAAGAGCTGCTGAAGGCAATTCAGAAGAATATCGTGACTTTGGACACACTCAGATATAACTCTACATCTCCATGTAGCAGCCCTCTTGCCGCTGCCGCCTCGTCAACTG GGGAGTCATCAGCCCCACCTCCCTCCTGTCAATCAAATGGACATCTTTATCTAAACTCACCCAGCCCGTCCCCTCCATATTTACACAAACATAAGCATACGCCGCACAAGCAGCCAACAGCATCAGTACCTCCACCGCTGGCCTCTCAACATCAAAAGGCAGCATTCACAGAAACCAACAAGAGACCCCAGTTGGTCCACAATGGTCATGCGGCAGTAGCTCCTCTGAAGAAAGAGCCCGCTCCTGGGCAGAACGGTCGGATCAGGCCCTGGGAGAGGTTCACACCCGAGGCTTTTGCTCAGCATTTCCACCAGGCTGTGCTGCAgtccacacacaacacacaacacaaag GAATCCCAAACTGGCTCCCTGAGGCAAGTGTGGAGGCGGGTGTGAAGGCTAACTTCCCTCCGCTCAAAGCGCCGCATGTTAACCATACTCCTTCACACGTGCACGTCAACGGCCATCACCTTAATTTGCCTCGAACCAACCGGGATGCTGTGGCTCCTCTGGAACATGTaactgatgatgaagatgaggtAGAGGAAGACAATTCATCCGGGCAGGAGGATGATGAGGTTGAGGAACCGGCAAGAAAATGGAACGGCATTGAAGCCATTTTTGAGGCTTATCAGGATTATGTGGATG AGCGCAGCGTAGAGAGGCAGGTTCTTCACAGTCAGTGTAAAAGACTTGAAGCACAGAACTTCAACCTGACCAGAACTGCTGAACAGCTTTCTATCACCATGGCG gAGCTGGTGAGTCAGAGGCAACGGGTGAGGGAGGAACGGGACAGGCTTCAGGCCCAGCTGGAGCACTTCAGGAGGTGTCTAACgctacccagcatgcattgGGGCAGGGGGCAGATCAACGGGCACGCCCCCAGGTGA
- the LOC131131266 gene encoding genetic suppressor element 1-like isoform X2, translated as MYGLKAPHFYLQGMSHESTKSPSLGMISTATRTTATVSPLSPLTNGSAIAQSANSGFAAALRKLAKQAEDPRGSAHSGDSSPVSSPATSHSSPVTTPKRASLGPLLAQSRGPAAVPSAPPVVTIAPTKISNGLWRADGRQAEPTVQRLGRERGVASTESAHPQQDKGTPPIAPPHSLAHPFGLTPSSVMQDPRMQSLSLPGQMHPAVPSGAVPEEYLRALRPFATTDDLRMTSVPLSLDPAIAAHAAAAAAAAAAYYHPAFMHHPLSLPRMEESLCMSALRSQFYSVPAGGAFPPLHHSGLHLHLPGGRYPGELNHSVLAERLQMENELRQREREHEREREKEREREAGLEREREREEERERELLDRQKERQRERQQQMVRASESHGYLAEVQPRRAPLEDRARTGERLTPNRLDKPKESEPQGFPAHKPFPLNLHSSRGSVPPPVPSLVPSHLGKHHTAPGGGIHGALASAMMTQRANEEAWLTRQRGHDREGPTEGKEPRKDSHRTAHHHVCKDGPPALGAPPPLISPKAPPPPPPTTLWNPASLVDSSTDSRRKLNPPIRPPPGLTRADRPHLSWGEKMNDGLRRRTETPERCPSARGGSLQEANFLTKTEKELLQRHHMNNLHLKLCTPLSDPASQHMTSTNHRDSLLVYDEVLQQHRRLLSKLDMEEKRRREAREGGYYYDLNESYDESDEEEVKAHLRRVTEQPPLKLDTSSEKVDFLHMCSLVPLARRDEILQHKKRKRRRMLRERSPSPPVVQGKKKASPLTTPYTAEQMDGAPELPEKKDFLRMFKLSHVSPQQRRDKEKTEELLKAIQKNIVTLDTLRYNSTSPCSSPLAAAASSTGESSAPPPSCQSNGHLYLNSPSPSPPYLHKHKHTPHKQPTASVPPPLASQHQKAAFTETNKRPQLVHNGHAAVAPLKKEPAPGQNGRIRPWERFTPEAFAQHFHQAVLQSTHNTQHKGIPNWLPEASVEAGVKANFPPLKAPHVNHTPSHVHVNGHHLNLPRTNRDAVAPLEHVTDDEDEVEEDNSSGQEDDEVEEPARKWNGIEAIFEAYQDYVDERSVERQVLHSQCKRLEAQNFNLTRTAEQLSITMAELVSQRQRVREERDRLQAQLEHFRRCLTLPSMHWGRGQINGHAPR; from the exons GCATGAGCCATGAGTCCACCAAGTCTCCATCATTAGGAATGATCTCCACGGCGACGCGCACCACGGCCACTGTCAGTCCCCTCAGCCCACTGACCAATGGGAGCGCGATCGCCCAGTCTGCAAACTCTGGATTCGCTGCTGCCCTGCGCAAACTGGCCAAACAGGCAGAAGATCCCAGAG GTTCCGCCCACAGCGGCGACTCGTCCCCCGTGTCTTCGCCAGCCACCAGCCACAGCTCGCCGGTCACCACCCCTAAGCGGGCTTCTCTTGGGCCCCTCCTAGCCCAGTCCAGGGGCCCCGCTGCTGTCCCGAGTGCCCCCCCTGTGGTCACCATTGCTCCCACCAAGATCAGCAACGGCCTGTGGAGGGCTGACGGACGACAG GCAGAGCCAACTGTCCAGAGGCTTGGCAGGGAGCGGGGGGTCGCCTCCACAGAGAGCGCCCATCCACAGCAGGACAAGGGGACCCCGCCCATAGCCCCACCTCATTCACTGGCTCACCCGTTTGGACTCACCCCCAGCTCGGTCATGCAAGACCCACGAATGCAGAGCCTCAG TCTACCTGGGCAGATGCACCCTGCCGTTCCCTCGGGCGCCGTCCCGGAGGAATACCTGAGAGCGCTGCGTCCCTTTGCCACGACGGACGACCTCAGGATGACATCTGTGCCACTGAGTTTGGACCCCGCCATTGCTGCTCAcgctgctgccgctgccgccgccgccgctgcttaTTATCACCCGGCCTTCATGCACCATCCTCTGTCTTTACCCAG GATGGAGGAATCCTTGTGTATGTCAGCATTGCGGTCGCAGTTTTATTCTGTGCCTGCAGGGGGAGCCTTCCCTCCTCTGCATCACTCCGGCCTGCACTTACACCTGCCTGGAGGTCGCTACCCTGGAGAGCTAAACCACAGTGTACTAGCAGAGCG GCTACAGATGGAGAACGAGCTTCGCCAGCGAGAGAGGGAGCACGAGCGTGAACGGGAAAAGGAACGGGAGCGAGAGGCCGGGCTGGAGCGAGAGAGGGAAAGGGAagaggagagggagagagagctgCTGGACAGACAGAAGGAGAGGCAGAGAGAGCGACAGCAGCAGATGGTCCGAGCATCGGAGAGCCACGGCTACCTGGCTGAGGTGCAGCCTCGCAGGGCACCACTGGAGGACAGGGCCAGGACAGGCGAGAGGCTGACTCCAAACAGACTCG ATAAACCCAAGGAGTCCGAGCCCCAAGGTTTCCCAGCACATAAACCCTTCCCCTTAAACCTCCACTCCTCCAGGGGCTCCGTCCCGCCCCCGGTTCCCAGCTTGGTGCCTTCTCACCTGGGTAAGCACCACACAGCGCCTGGGGGTGGAATCCATGGAGCTCTGGCATCAGCCATGATGACTCAGAGGGCCAACGAAGAGGCTTGGCTCACACGGCAGCGAGGACATGACAGGGAGGGGCCGACAGAGGGGAAGGAGCCTAGGAAAGACAGCCATAG AACAGCCCATCATCATGTTTGCAAAGATGGACCTCCTGCCCTTGGTGCTCCACCTCCTCTCATTTCACCTAAagctcctcctccgcctcctccaacCACACTGTGGAACCCAGCCTCCCTTGTGGACTCCTCCACCGATTCTCGTCGAAAACTCAACCCACCAATTCGACCTCCCCCGGGTTTGACCAGGGCCGACCGGCCCCACCTGAGCTggggggagaaaatgaatgatggatTGAGGAGGAGGACTGAAACCCCAGAGAGATGTCCCTCAGCGAGAGGAGGTAGTTTACAAGAGGCGAACTTCTTGACCAAGACCGAGAAGGAACTCCTCCAGCGACATCACATGAATAACCTCCATCTGAAACTCTGCACGCCTCTATCTGACCCAGCGTCACAACACATGACCTCCACGAATCACAGAGATAGCTTGCTGGTGTATGATGAAGTCCTCCAGCAACACCGCAGACTCCTCAGCAAGCTGGAcatggaggagaagaggaggagggaggccCGGGAAGGAGGCTATTACTACGACTTGAACGAGTCGTACGATGAGAGTGATGAGGAAGAAGTGAAGGCCCACCTGAGGAGAGTGACAGAACAACCTCCACTGAAACTGGACACTTCCTCTGAG AAAGTAGATTTCCTGCACATGTGCAGCCTTGTCCCACTGGCCCGCCGCGATGAGATCTTGCAGCATAAgaaaaggaagaggagaaggatGCTGAGGGAGCGAAGCCCCTCCCCGCCGGTTGTGCAGGGAAAGAAGAAGGCCTCCCCATTGACCACGCCGTACACAGCCGAGCAGATGGACGGCGCCCCCGAGCTGCCGGAGAAAAAGGACTTCCTCCGCATGTTCAAGCTCTCCCATGTCAGCCCCCAGCAGAGGAGAG ACAAAGAGAAGACTGAAGAGCTGCTGAAGGCAATTCAGAAGAATATCGTGACTTTGGACACACTCAGATATAACTCTACATCTCCATGTAGCAGCCCTCTTGCCGCTGCCGCCTCGTCAACTG GGGAGTCATCAGCCCCACCTCCCTCCTGTCAATCAAATGGACATCTTTATCTAAACTCACCCAGCCCGTCCCCTCCATATTTACACAAACATAAGCATACGCCGCACAAGCAGCCAACAGCATCAGTACCTCCACCGCTGGCCTCTCAACATCAAAAGGCAGCATTCACAGAAACCAACAAGAGACCCCAGTTGGTCCACAATGGTCATGCGGCAGTAGCTCCTCTGAAGAAAGAGCCCGCTCCTGGGCAGAACGGTCGGATCAGGCCCTGGGAGAGGTTCACACCCGAGGCTTTTGCTCAGCATTTCCACCAGGCTGTGCTGCAgtccacacacaacacacaacacaaag GAATCCCAAACTGGCTCCCTGAGGCAAGTGTGGAGGCGGGTGTGAAGGCTAACTTCCCTCCGCTCAAAGCGCCGCATGTTAACCATACTCCTTCACACGTGCACGTCAACGGCCATCACCTTAATTTGCCTCGAACCAACCGGGATGCTGTGGCTCCTCTGGAACATGTaactgatgatgaagatgaggtAGAGGAAGACAATTCATCCGGGCAGGAGGATGATGAGGTTGAGGAACCGGCAAGAAAATGGAACGGCATTGAAGCCATTTTTGAGGCTTATCAGGATTATGTGGATG AGCGCAGCGTAGAGAGGCAGGTTCTTCACAGTCAGTGTAAAAGACTTGAAGCACAGAACTTCAACCTGACCAGAACTGCTGAACAGCTTTCTATCACCATGGCG gAGCTGGTGAGTCAGAGGCAACGGGTGAGGGAGGAACGGGACAGGCTTCAGGCCCAGCTGGAGCACTTCAGGAGGTGTCTAACgctacccagcatgcattgGGGCAGGGGGCAGATCAACGGGCACGCCCCCAGGTGA